A part of Holophagales bacterium genomic DNA contains:
- the xerC gene encoding site-specific tyrosine recombinase XerC: MTSPARRRAAAKRKRVFAFRDTTDPRGFVVLLKAHLEHMKVRGYSPRTVLSAEWSISDFVVWSQERDVMKPRDVTKPMIERYQRMLFYTEKPDGSPLTLSTQHHRLSFIKQYFKWLARENHLLSNPASELELPKVEKRLPKHVLTATEAEAILAQPDIRKPQGLRDRAILETFYSTGIRRTELSGLKIQDVDTERGTITVRQGKGRRDRVVPVGERAGAWIAKYIREARPDFVIEPDRGFIFLAGEGEPIAPKTLSLYVSRYVKASGVARTGSCHLFRHAMATLMLENGADVRMIQAILGHVKLTTTEIYTHVAITKLKQVHTATHPAALLLPPAKAPDRAN; this comes from the coding sequence GTGACGAGCCCGGCCCGAAGGCGCGCAGCGGCGAAGAGGAAGCGGGTCTTTGCCTTCCGCGACACGACCGACCCGCGCGGCTTCGTCGTCCTTCTGAAGGCGCATCTCGAGCACATGAAAGTGAGGGGCTACTCGCCGAGGACGGTCCTGTCGGCCGAGTGGTCGATCTCCGACTTTGTCGTCTGGAGCCAGGAGCGCGACGTCATGAAGCCCCGCGACGTCACCAAGCCGATGATCGAGCGCTACCAGCGGATGCTCTTCTACACGGAGAAGCCCGACGGCAGCCCGCTGACGCTCTCGACGCAGCACCACCGGCTCAGCTTCATCAAGCAGTACTTCAAGTGGCTCGCGCGCGAGAACCACCTCCTCTCCAACCCCGCTTCCGAGCTCGAGCTGCCGAAGGTGGAGAAGAGGCTCCCGAAGCACGTCCTGACGGCCACGGAGGCCGAGGCGATCCTGGCGCAGCCCGACATCCGCAAGCCCCAGGGGCTGAGAGACAGAGCCATCCTGGAGACCTTCTACTCGACGGGGATAAGGCGCACGGAGCTGTCGGGTCTGAAGATTCAAGACGTCGACACCGAACGCGGGACGATCACCGTCCGCCAGGGCAAGGGCCGACGGGACCGGGTCGTCCCGGTCGGGGAGAGGGCCGGAGCGTGGATCGCGAAGTACATTCGCGAGGCCCGGCCGGACTTCGTCATCGAGCCGGACCGCGGCTTCATCTTTCTCGCTGGCGAGGGTGAGCCGATCGCGCCGAAGACGCTCAGCCTGTACGTGAGCCGGTACGTGAAGGCGTCCGGTGTCGCTCGCACAGGCTCCTGTCACCTCTTCCGGCACGCGATGGCGACCCTGATGCTCGAGAACGGCGCGGACGTGCGGATGATCCAGGCCATCCTCGGGCACGTGAAGCTGACGACGACGGAGATCTACACGCACGTAGCGATCACGAAGCTCAAGCAGGTCCACACCGCGACGCACCCGGCGGCGCTGCTCCTGCCGCCGGCGAAAGCGCCGGACCGGGCGAACTGA
- a CDS encoding toprim domain-containing protein — translation MARIPDELLQRVRQEVSLERLAEARGVELKRHGADLIGRCPFHDDREPSLVVTPAKNLWHCLGECQTGGSPIDWVMKAEGVSFRHAVEILRADFFPTMASLDGPPQRSTVPKLAPPVDLDADDRELLGQVIGYYHQTLKESPDALGYLEKRGLMHPEVIDRFQLGYANRTLGYRLPAMNRKAGQEIRTRLQKLGVLRDSGHEHLNGSLVVPILGEGGEVLGAYGRKLLSNLRLGTPMHLYLPGPHRGVFNVEALVSSKEVILCEALIDALTFWCAGFRNVTASYGVEGFTHDHLAAFKAYGTEHVLIAYDRDDAGDKAAESLAKKLTAEGIGCSRVQFPKGMDANEYALKVQPPAKALGLLLRTAVWMGNGKPVITAAECAAAAAPAEAAAPPPADPVPVSPTSPVSPVPVVSTYEQPAPLAAKEKKRQGDASQTTPDLDEVVVPLGDRRYRLRGLKKNLAWGVLKLNVLVTREGPEAEALFAPPSPLSGFFIDTLDLYSARQRAAFEKQAAHELGLIEETIKRDLGQLLRRAEELQQESIRKTLEPKEKAVLLSEEETAEALAFLKDPRLLTRILEDFETIGLVGEDTNKLTGYLAAVSRKLEKPLAVIVQSSSAAGKSALMEAVLGFVPEEEREKYSALTGQSLFYFGEGKSLRHKILAIAEEEGAEKAGYALKLLQSEGELSIASTGKDPQTGRLVTQEYRVEGPVMIFLTTTAIEIDEELLNRCLVLTVDESREQTRRIHQRQRESRGLAALWAEEEREDVKRRQRNAQRLLRPLHVINPYAHELTFLDEKTRTRRDHAKYLALIDAIALLFQHQRPVHSETRRGQTKEWVEVTAEDIALANRLAGEVLGRSLDELPPQTRRLLLHLDDMVSAACTTHGLARCDHRFTLRDLRLFTGWSHDQLWRHVQRLVSLEYVLVHRGGRGQSFVYELLYAGEGKDGRPFLPGLIGAGTTVTSAGEETTSADEEETLAGGFGSLSRGDRGPLAGARNGSDAAAHAVFGDLIAADAIPAPLGSPPSVASYPRLVMRRAAGSP, via the coding sequence ATGGCGCGCATCCCCGACGAGCTGCTCCAGAGGGTCCGGCAGGAGGTCAGCCTCGAACGTTTGGCCGAGGCCCGGGGCGTCGAGCTGAAGAGGCACGGCGCCGACCTGATCGGCCGCTGCCCCTTCCACGACGACCGCGAGCCGTCCCTCGTCGTCACCCCGGCCAAGAACCTCTGGCACTGCCTCGGCGAGTGCCAGACGGGCGGCTCGCCGATCGACTGGGTGATGAAGGCCGAAGGGGTGAGCTTCCGGCACGCCGTCGAGATCCTGCGGGCCGACTTCTTCCCGACGATGGCGTCGCTCGATGGCCCGCCCCAGCGCTCCACGGTCCCGAAGCTCGCACCCCCTGTTGACCTCGACGCCGACGACCGCGAGCTCCTCGGCCAGGTCATCGGCTACTACCACCAGACGCTGAAGGAGAGCCCCGATGCCCTCGGGTATCTCGAGAAGCGCGGCCTCATGCACCCCGAGGTCATCGACCGCTTCCAGCTCGGCTATGCCAACCGCACCCTCGGCTATCGCCTCCCCGCCATGAACAGGAAGGCCGGCCAGGAGATCCGAACGCGCCTCCAGAAACTCGGGGTCCTCCGCGACAGCGGCCACGAGCACCTGAACGGCTCACTCGTCGTCCCGATCCTGGGCGAAGGGGGCGAGGTCCTCGGCGCCTACGGCCGCAAGCTCCTCTCCAATCTCCGCCTCGGCACCCCGATGCACCTCTACCTCCCCGGTCCGCACCGCGGCGTCTTCAACGTCGAAGCCCTCGTCTCCTCGAAGGAAGTCATCCTCTGCGAGGCGCTCATCGACGCCCTCACCTTCTGGTGCGCGGGTTTCCGCAACGTCACGGCCTCCTACGGCGTCGAGGGTTTCACCCACGACCACCTCGCGGCCTTCAAGGCGTACGGCACCGAGCACGTCCTCATCGCCTACGACCGCGACGATGCGGGCGACAAGGCCGCGGAGAGCCTCGCGAAGAAGCTCACCGCGGAAGGGATCGGCTGCTCGCGCGTCCAGTTTCCGAAAGGGATGGACGCCAACGAGTACGCGCTCAAGGTCCAGCCGCCCGCGAAAGCTCTCGGACTTCTTTTGCGGACGGCCGTCTGGATGGGGAACGGGAAGCCCGTGATTACGGCGGCCGAGTGCGCCGCTGCCGCGGCGCCAGCCGAGGCGGCTGCGCCGCCTCCGGCCGATCCGGTCCCTGTCTCGCCCACCTCACCCGTCTCGCCCGTCCCTGTCGTAAGCACGTACGAGCAGCCGGCCCCTTTAGCAGCTAAAGAAAAGAAGCGTCAGGGCGATGCCTCGCAGACGACCCCCGATCTCGACGAAGTCGTCGTCCCCCTCGGCGACCGTCGCTACCGCCTCCGTGGCCTCAAGAAGAACCTCGCCTGGGGCGTACTGAAGCTCAACGTCCTCGTCACCCGCGAAGGCCCCGAGGCCGAGGCCCTCTTCGCGCCCCCGTCGCCTCTCTCCGGCTTCTTCATCGACACCCTCGATCTCTACTCAGCGAGGCAGCGCGCTGCCTTCGAGAAGCAGGCGGCACACGAGCTGGGCCTGATCGAAGAGACGATCAAGCGCGACCTCGGTCAGCTCCTGCGCCGGGCCGAGGAGCTTCAGCAGGAGAGCATCCGCAAGACGCTCGAGCCGAAGGAGAAGGCCGTCCTCCTCAGCGAAGAGGAGACGGCCGAGGCCCTCGCCTTTCTGAAAGACCCACGACTCCTCACCCGCATCCTCGAAGACTTCGAGACCATTGGCCTTGTCGGCGAGGACACCAACAAGCTCACCGGCTATCTCGCAGCCGTCTCTCGGAAGCTCGAGAAGCCTCTAGCGGTCATCGTCCAGTCCAGCTCTGCGGCGGGGAAGTCGGCCCTCATGGAGGCCGTCCTCGGCTTCGTCCCGGAGGAGGAGCGCGAGAAGTACTCGGCCCTGACGGGGCAGTCGCTCTTTTACTTCGGCGAGGGGAAGAGCCTGCGGCACAAGATCCTCGCCATCGCCGAGGAGGAAGGCGCGGAGAAGGCGGGCTACGCCCTGAAGCTGCTTCAGTCTGAGGGCGAGCTCTCGATCGCCTCCACCGGCAAGGACCCGCAGACGGGACGGCTCGTCACGCAGGAGTACCGCGTCGAAGGGCCGGTGATGATTTTCCTGACGACGACGGCCATCGAGATCGACGAGGAGCTCCTCAACCGCTGCCTCGTCCTGACGGTGGACGAGAGCCGCGAACAGACCCGGCGCATCCACCAGAGGCAGCGGGAGAGCCGGGGCCTCGCGGCCCTCTGGGCCGAGGAGGAGCGGGAGGACGTGAAGCGGCGGCAGCGGAACGCACAGCGGCTCCTGCGGCCCCTCCACGTCATCAACCCCTACGCCCACGAGCTGACCTTCCTCGACGAGAAGACGCGGACCCGGCGCGACCACGCCAAGTACCTGGCCCTCATCGACGCCATCGCCCTCCTCTTCCAGCACCAGAGGCCCGTCCACAGCGAGACGCGGAGGGGCCAGACGAAGGAGTGGGTCGAGGTGACGGCGGAAGACATCGCCCTCGCCAACCGCCTCGCGGGCGAGGTCCTCGGCCGGAGCCTCGACGAGCTGCCGCCGCAGACGCGGCGGCTCCTGCTGCATCTCGACGACATGGTCTCGGCGGCCTGCACGACCCACGGCCTGGCCCGCTGCGATCACCGCTTCACCCTTCGCGACCTGAGGCTCTTCACCGGCTGGAGCCACGACCAGCTCTGGCGGCACGTGCAGCGGCTCGTCTCGCTCGAGTACGTCCTCGTCCACCGCGGCGGGCGCGGTCAGAGCTTTGTCTATGAGCTGCTCTATGCCGGCGAGGGCAAGGACGGCCGGCCCTTCCTCCCGGGCCTCATCGGCGCGGGTACGACGGTCACCTCCGCGGGGGAAGAGACGACCTCCGCGGACGAGGAGGAGACCCTCGCGGGCGGTTTCGGGTCCCTTTCGCGGGGGGATCGCGGGCCTCTCGCGGGTGCCCGGAATGGCTCCGACGCCGCTGCCCATGCGGTTTTCGGCGACCTCATCGCCGCGGACGCCATCCCTGCGCCACTCGGGAGCCCGCCCTCCGTCGCATCGTACCCGCGGCTCGTGATGCGCCGGGCGGCGGGAAGCCCGTAG
- a CDS encoding helix-turn-helix transcriptional regulator: protein MSTLLLMERTRDSVSFGRRLKDARQRRGLSQKELAGMIELHPRQVSKYEMGTSFPTVAKLLELVRALRASPEELFADVSAAPEMPIRNVRLLERFRELEQMPRHDQETVVELIDAMIAKGKIRKLVG from the coding sequence ATGTCTACCCTCCTCCTCATGGAACGGACCCGGGACTCTGTTTCCTTCGGGCGCCGCCTGAAAGACGCCCGTCAGCGGCGGGGCCTCTCGCAGAAGGAGCTGGCGGGGATGATCGAGCTCCATCCTCGACAGGTCAGTAAGTACGAGATGGGCACGTCCTTCCCCACGGTCGCCAAGCTGCTCGAGCTGGTCCGCGCCCTCAGGGCCTCGCCCGAGGAGCTGTTCGCCGACGTCAGCGCCGCCCCGGAGATGCCGATCCGTAACGTGCGGCTCCTGGAGAGGTTCCGGGAGCTGGAGCAGATGCCCCGGCACGACCAGGAGACCGTCGTCGAGCTGATCGACGCGATGATCGCCAAGGGCAAGATCCGAAAGCTCGTCGGCTGA
- a CDS encoding Eco57I restriction-modification methylase domain-containing protein, producing MKANAATAARPTPLALPLEGSPAEEAALLGGLHLEEQTAERRRELGQYFTPVPVARFMARLARPGRRVRRILDPGAGSGVLACALLEELPDGAGPVHVDAFEVDHGLARVCNGALSRAQVWLAARGIEMTFKVHETDFVRANASCLSTSLFESATPDPYDVAILNPPYFKLSKADPRARAAAEIVHGQPNIYALFLAITASLLAEKGVMVSITPRSFTTGDYFRSFREHLFSQVTPETVHLFDSRQDAFSKDEVLQENVIVRARKAKPAPDASVQVSTSAGVSDLGRPRTRTVPLESVVDLRSRDFVLHIPTAETDDEVLSFVRAWPQTLGSLGLSVSTGPVVAFRARESLLYEADAAEEAVPLLWLQHVQSMAVRWPIPGVHKPQFFRVEPSTQKLLLPSDNYVVMRRFSAKEEARRLVAAPLYGRELSESTLALENHLNYIYRLRGSLTRAEATGLSAVIGSALLDRYFRVSNGNTQVNATELRALPLPALREITAIGEELLGSPDAARRAEDVMTRILHVPAVLRAEIGRHG from the coding sequence ATGAAGGCAAACGCCGCGACCGCCGCACGGCCGACACCTCTGGCGCTCCCACTGGAAGGGAGCCCTGCGGAAGAGGCCGCCCTTCTCGGCGGGCTGCACCTTGAGGAGCAGACGGCCGAGCGGCGACGGGAGCTGGGGCAGTACTTCACGCCGGTGCCCGTGGCCCGCTTCATGGCCCGGCTGGCCCGTCCGGGCCGCCGGGTCCGCCGCATCCTCGATCCGGGCGCGGGTTCCGGGGTGCTGGCGTGCGCGCTTCTGGAGGAGCTTCCCGACGGCGCCGGGCCGGTCCACGTGGACGCCTTCGAGGTGGACCACGGCCTGGCCCGGGTTTGCAACGGGGCGCTCTCTCGAGCTCAGGTATGGCTGGCGGCTCGCGGGATCGAGATGACGTTCAAGGTGCACGAGACAGACTTCGTCCGGGCGAATGCCTCGTGTCTGTCGACGTCGCTCTTCGAGAGCGCGACTCCCGACCCGTACGACGTGGCGATCCTGAATCCCCCCTACTTCAAGCTCTCCAAGGCCGACCCCCGCGCCCGCGCGGCCGCCGAGATCGTGCACGGGCAGCCGAATATCTACGCGCTGTTCCTGGCGATCACGGCGAGCTTGCTGGCCGAGAAGGGGGTGATGGTGAGCATCACGCCCCGCAGCTTCACGACGGGGGACTACTTCCGGAGCTTCCGCGAGCACCTCTTCTCACAGGTGACGCCCGAGACGGTGCACCTGTTCGATTCGCGCCAGGACGCGTTCTCCAAGGACGAGGTGCTTCAGGAGAATGTGATCGTCCGGGCCCGCAAGGCGAAGCCCGCGCCGGACGCCAGCGTGCAGGTGAGCACGAGCGCGGGGGTGTCGGACCTCGGGCGGCCGAGGACGCGGACGGTGCCGTTGGAGTCGGTGGTCGACCTGCGCTCGCGCGACTTCGTCCTGCACATCCCGACCGCGGAGACGGACGACGAGGTGCTTTCGTTCGTGCGCGCCTGGCCTCAGACGCTCGGGTCGCTCGGGCTGTCGGTCTCGACGGGGCCGGTGGTGGCGTTCCGGGCACGGGAGAGCCTGCTGTATGAGGCGGACGCCGCCGAGGAGGCGGTGCCGCTCCTGTGGCTTCAGCACGTGCAATCGATGGCGGTGCGCTGGCCGATCCCTGGCGTCCACAAGCCGCAGTTCTTCCGCGTGGAGCCGTCGACGCAGAAGCTCCTCCTGCCGAGCGATAACTACGTGGTGATGCGGAGGTTCTCGGCCAAGGAGGAAGCGCGTCGGCTGGTGGCCGCGCCGCTCTACGGACGCGAGCTCTCCGAAAGCACCCTCGCTCTGGAGAATCACCTCAATTACATCTACCGCCTGCGCGGGTCGCTGACGCGCGCCGAGGCGACGGGGCTTTCGGCAGTGATCGGAAGCGCCCTTCTCGATCGTTACTTCCGCGTCTCCAACGGCAACACGCAGGTGAATGCGACGGAGCTGCGCGCGCTGCCTCTCCCCGCTCTCCGTGAGATCACGGCGATCGGCGAGGAGCTGCTCGGCAGCCCCGACGCCGCCCGGCGCGCCGAAGACGTGATGACGCGGATCCTCCACGTGCCCGCGGTTCTGCGGGCCGAGATCGGACGGCATGGGTAA
- a CDS encoding restriction endonuclease produces the protein MGKLEDGKKILKALGLPPQQQTDIASYTLLALAGIGKKTPWASAVQPSLKIHAIKEWVGETYRKVYAENTRETFRRQVIHQLEQARVVDRNPDDPTLPVNSPRTHYALTADALTVVRAFGTSTFKAEAEKFGKSHGALLELYRAARVGQRVAVVLSSGQELTLSPGEHNMLQKAIVESFAQIFAPGARLLYLGDTAEKDLHVDAGALEALKIPVTKHGKLPDVVLHMPEKGWLLLIEAVTSHGPVSPKRKKELELVMKDCPLPRVYVSAFPDRDEYRRHMADIAWETEVWLADSPSHMIHYNGEKFLGPHAPH, from the coding sequence ATGGGTAAGCTCGAAGACGGTAAGAAGATCCTCAAGGCGCTCGGCCTTCCCCCTCAGCAGCAGACGGACATCGCCTCCTACACGCTCCTGGCCCTGGCCGGCATCGGCAAGAAGACGCCGTGGGCCTCGGCCGTTCAGCCGTCGCTGAAGATCCACGCGATCAAGGAGTGGGTCGGCGAGACGTACAGGAAGGTCTACGCAGAAAACACGCGGGAGACGTTCCGGAGGCAGGTGATCCACCAGCTCGAGCAGGCCCGCGTCGTCGATCGCAATCCCGACGATCCCACCCTGCCGGTCAACAGCCCCCGGACGCACTACGCCCTGACCGCGGATGCGCTGACGGTGGTGCGGGCGTTCGGGACGAGCACCTTCAAGGCCGAGGCCGAGAAGTTCGGGAAGAGCCACGGCGCCCTTCTCGAGCTGTACCGCGCCGCCCGCGTCGGGCAGAGGGTGGCTGTGGTCCTGTCCTCCGGCCAGGAGCTGACGCTCTCGCCCGGCGAGCACAACATGCTTCAGAAGGCGATTGTGGAGTCGTTCGCTCAGATCTTCGCCCCCGGGGCGCGCCTGCTCTATCTCGGCGACACGGCCGAGAAGGACCTCCACGTGGACGCCGGGGCTCTCGAAGCGCTGAAGATCCCCGTGACGAAACACGGCAAGCTCCCCGACGTCGTCCTGCACATGCCGGAGAAGGGCTGGCTCCTCCTGATCGAAGCGGTGACATCGCACGGACCCGTCTCCCCGAAACGGAAGAAGGAGCTCGAGCTCGTGATGAAGGACTGCCCTCTCCCGCGCGTCTACGTCAGCGCCTTCCCCGATCGGGACGAGTACCGCCGCCACATGGCCGACATCGCCTGGGAGACCGAGGTCTGGCTCGCCGACAGCCCCTCTCACATGATCCATTACAACGGCGAGAAGTTCCTCGGACCTCACGCGCCTCACTGA